The stretch of DNA GCAAGAAGAGTTGGTATTGCAGTTTGCTTCCAGTGTGCAATGCCAACGATGCGACACGTAATTTCTCATCAGAAAGAAGACGAATCATAGCCTGAAAGCTAGTCACTTGCTTTGATCACTGAATTTAAAGTTTGAAGAAACTGGCCAAAATAAAAGCCGCAGATTTAGTGACCCAAAATTTGGCTATGCCCTTGGTGGTAAGGTACACATTCATAAACTTCCGTTTCAATTTCAGCAAAACCAGACGGCCATGTCCAGGCCGCTGCCACTTCGTGCGTTAGCATTGTTGGTTCCGGGCTCCGGCGGGTGGGAGAGGGTGTCATGTCGGATCTTGGGCCTCTGGCGCCCGCCGACGCGCTCAAGTACGCAAGCACACGCCCACACGGGCGCACGGCCATATCCCAGCGATCTGGTACCCACCGCCGCTGCCGACCAAACGATAGCCACGCCCTGCCTGAGCCCTACGTCTCCCCGCACGCTCGCCGCACCTGCGCCCTCGACGGGCCACCGCCAACTTCCCCTCCGTCTTCGCCGACGCGGTGTCACGGTCACCGAGATTTACAGCGCGCGGGCCCCAGCGAATTCACGTTTCCCCGGCGTACGCAGCCCACGCGGtttccttcctccctcctcccACGCGGGGGCCCGCCGCGGCCCAACAGGTTCCGCGCCACGTCGCCACCGCGCGGACGTGCCGTCCGCCCGCCTCGCCCCACCACGTCATCCGCAGCGAAATTTTACGGGCAGAGTGGTAAACACGGCGGGTCAGTGGGCGACGACcggctctgctctgctctcacCGCGCGGGGCGCTGACGGCGACCGCGGGCCGGATAATAAAAAGGCAGCGGCGCCGCGTTCCCCgctcctctctcctcccctcccctctccgcATCTCACCTCCCGATAAGAAGAGAGAAGCTCCTCCAGTCCTCCTCCTTCCCGCACCTCCCGCCTCGGCTCCTCTTCTCGGCGGGAACCAGCGAGCTCCGATTCGAGTGCTCCCGCACGCCGTGGGAGGCCGCGCGGAGTCGAGGAGAGGAGAGGCGCGCGGAGCtgctaccgccgccgccgcaggaggaggaggaggaggggcggcgaaGGAAGAGGAGCCGTATCTATCCCGCCCACGCCGGACCGATGGACTCGGAGCACTGGATCTCGCGCCTGGCCGCCGCGAAGCGCTTCTACGCGGCGCAGCTCGGACACAGCGGTGCGGCGACCGCGCTCCCCCTGGAACTTCCGCTTCGTGCTTGGGGCTTGCTTTTCTGATCGCCTGGCCCGGGGCTTTGGTTTGGTGGATGCAGATCGGGCGGGGATGGAGGAGCTGGACATGGACGAGGAGGTGAGGCCCGAGTTCGCCTGCCCCTTCTGCTACGAGGACCACGACGTCGCCTCCCTCTGCGCGCACCTCGAGGAGGAACACCCGTTCGAGCCCCACGCCGCGGTGAGCGTCGACACGACCACTGGCTTTAATCGGAGCTGTGTTTGATTTCCTCCGCTGGGTGGAGGGGATGAAGTTTGTGCTTCGATTTGAGTGGTTGACCTGGGGATTGAGCTCGTGCTAGTAGACTAGGGCGTTGTAGGGGTCTAGGGGAAGCTGCTTGGTTAATTAGGGACTGGAACCTAGCAGCTTGAGGGCGTTGACCTGAAGAACTGGAGAGTTTTTTTTTATCTCGTCGACGCCAGAGTAGTAGTAGATAGATTGTatgtcttgatgaccatgttaATTGCAGAAAGCCAGTAAACATTGGTCTGGCTAGGTGATACTATCATACTAGAACGCTGCGATATGTATACCAAAAGTAGAATTAGTGTATTGTCTCTGCTCGAAGATAGAATTAGTGTATTGGCTCTGCTCAAAGGTAGCATTAGTGTATTGGCTCGGCTCAAAGGTAGCATTAGTGTATTGGCTCTGCTCAAAGGTAGCATTGGTGTATTGGCTCTGGTCAAAGATAGAATAAGTGTATTGTCTCTGCTCATTCATTGGTGTTATAAGCCATAGGCTTGAGTACCTGCCGACAGAACAACCATGGACTAAAAGCCTGCAAGAATAAAGTTCTGCAAATAGGCATTTGAAGTAGATTGGAGTACCCAGAATTCGTGGGATTCTACCTTTGGACTACTGGAATGAAGCGTCAGTTTCAGGTGGAATAGTTAAATTAGACAGTTTAGGGTTATTAACTTCTACATTTCCTTAACTGACCTCATGTGCCTCTGAGGTTATATAGTGCGCTGCATATAGATTGAGGATCCTTATTCTTTGCGTCATTTGAAGTCACCGTTTGTTTATCTATTTGCTGCAGGACTTTTGTGTAAGCTAGTAGCATGAATAGAGCTCACACTTAATTATGTTCTTGCTATTATGTTGTAATGATGATTCATTTCACTGGTTGCTTCCTTACTGACTTTTCCATTGCTCATTTCAGGCTTGTCCTGTTTGCTCTGAGATGGTTACAAGGGATATGGTTAACCATATTACTATGCAACATGGATACTTGTTCAAGGTATCCTCCTGTCCCCCGAATTTAATGCATCCCTTGCTCTAGAGTTCCATAGCATAAAAATGTCTCGCTCAATTTAGAAAAAAAAACGTCCTGAAAGCTCATTCAAGTTTTGAACACCTACAGAATCGTCGCCGGTTGCGCAGATTCATTATTCCAGGCAGCCAAGCCCTTTCTTTGCTGAGCCGAGATCTACGGGAAGCCCATTTGCAGGTGCTTCTAGGAGGTGGGCATAGGTCAAGCAACAATAACACCACCACAAATATCTCAGCTGACCCTCTTCTGTCATCATTCGGCCTTAGCTTCCCAACATCAGATGCAGAGCAAACATCAAAGTCAA from Panicum hallii strain FIL2 chromosome 3, PHallii_v3.1, whole genome shotgun sequence encodes:
- the LOC112887073 gene encoding protein DEHYDRATION-INDUCED 19, whose translation is MDSEHWISRLAAAKRFYAAQLGHSDRAGMEELDMDEEVRPEFACPFCYEDHDVASLCAHLEEEHPFEPHAAACPVCSEMVTRDMVNHITMQHGYLFKNRRRLRRFIIPGSQALSLLSRDLREAHLQVLLGGGHRSSNNNTTTNISADPLLSSFGLSFPTSDAEQTSKSTNSAPDDATMIKEIPSQARKLSIDSSLTSEEREQKRKQASVRATFVQDLLLSTLFGD